One window from the genome of Dolosigranulum savutiense encodes:
- a CDS encoding GntR family transcriptional regulator: MIKSKEPLYYQIYVDIRKKILSNKWKAHYKLPSEIELCKIYDVSRITLRKAIEELVNENLLEKIQGKGTFVLSRNAIEQKLESIYSISEGMENTGKDINTKILSVSKKHSRDIKTSEVSNYFPGEVIEISRLRLLDGNPVMLENNYFQYDRFNFMMDINWDGKKLYKTLENEHDVYIDEVNESFKACRLKAEESDLLETSQNMFGLKIRRLSYFGQDLVSFSQIVSKSDYLEFSVNLTR; this comes from the coding sequence ATGATAAAGAGTAAAGAACCACTGTATTATCAAATTTATGTAGATATTAGAAAGAAAATACTATCAAATAAATGGAAAGCTCATTACAAATTGCCGTCTGAAATTGAATTGTGTAAAATATATGACGTGAGTCGTATAACATTAAGAAAAGCAATAGAAGAGTTAGTTAATGAGAATTTACTTGAGAAAATTCAAGGTAAGGGAACTTTTGTACTATCCCGAAATGCTATTGAACAAAAGCTTGAAAGTATTTATAGTATCTCTGAAGGTATGGAAAATACAGGAAAGGATATTAATACAAAAATATTATCTGTGTCAAAAAAACATAGTAGAGATATTAAAACATCAGAGGTCAGTAATTATTTCCCTGGAGAAGTGATAGAAATATCTAGGTTGCGATTACTAGATGGGAATCCAGTTATGCTAGAGAATAACTATTTTCAATATGACAGATTTAATTTTATGATGGATATAAATTGGGATGGTAAAAAGCTCTACAAAACACTTGAAAATGAACATGATGTATATATAGATGAAGTCAATGAATCATTTAAAGCTTGTCGTTTAAAGGCTGAAGAATCTGACTTATTAGAAACATCCCAAAATATGTTTGGACTTAAAATACGTAGATTGTCTTATTTTGGACAAGATTTAGTAAGTTTTTCTCAAATTGTGTCCAAGAGTGACTATTTAGAATTTTCGGTAAATTTAACTAGATAA
- a CDS encoding transposase produces the protein MSKTYSYPVKLNMVQAYLDGPLGYHLLAKKYDVSSEQLIQNWVNQYQRYGEAGLKRKKTKKKYTLRFKLNVLKFKLETGASYKETANAFGISEPSIIANWKRLFMEGGVQSLNKPIGRPPKIDAWSFD, from the coding sequence GTGTCCAAAACATATTCATACCCGGTTAAATTAAATATGGTCCAAGCATATCTCGATGGTCCATTAGGCTATCATCTGCTCGCTAAAAAATATGATGTATCCAGTGAACAACTTATTCAAAACTGGGTCAATCAGTATCAACGTTATGGGGAAGCTGGGCTGAAGCGAAAGAAAACAAAGAAGAAATATACTTTACGTTTCAAGCTCAATGTATTAAAATTTAAGCTAGAGACTGGCGCTTCCTATAAAGAGACGGCTAACGCCTTTGGCATAAGCGAACCCTCTATTATAGCGAATTGGAAACGGCTATTTATGGAAGGAGGCGTACAAAGTCTAAATAAGCCGATAGGGAGGCCACCAAAGATTGATGCGTGGAGTTTTGATTAA
- a CDS encoding ABC transporter ATP-binding protein has product MKPLVELNQISFGFERTTILDELSLTIEPGETVLLCGESGSGKSTLMKLMNGYYPDNGGELRSGSLHIQGQDLLPLNVVERTYYVRSIFQNARLSFSMRNLREELVFCLENVKTAPDKIDEIIARHTEQFQLDYLLERPFDDCSGGELQRCAFICATLIDAPFYILDEPFANVDDETVAFYMAEIEAMQAEGKSFLIIDHRVDLWQWVDRWLLLDKSGQLVDVSADVLPEAERYDLLSANGIYTEWDHTKKQVTVTSDDVLLEVNDLTLENVTEVKRRRWFRRKQETHTLLERVNLTVPKGRMIGLIGPSGGGKTSFFMALLRARDYSGQIKLAGQDIQQMKKADLYAKMGLVFQDPSLQFVKTSVQDEIQASFEAWGLSYDEADIIERLSQYQLEAMAERSPWLLSQGQQRRLAVLCMTVGDQELLLVDEPTYGQDAVNARRVMDSLAKLTADGMTCIFTSHDLRLVDEYADDVLELKDKTIKKVSR; this is encoded by the coding sequence GTGAAGCCATTAGTAGAGTTAAATCAGATAAGTTTTGGGTTTGAGAGGACGACTATTTTAGATGAACTGTCACTAACGATTGAACCAGGAGAGACAGTCTTGTTATGTGGCGAGAGTGGTAGTGGGAAAAGTACCTTGATGAAGTTGATGAATGGTTATTATCCGGATAATGGCGGAGAATTACGGTCAGGGAGTCTGCATATTCAAGGGCAAGACTTATTACCGCTAAATGTTGTTGAGCGCACGTATTATGTGCGGTCTATTTTTCAGAATGCTCGTCTATCCTTTAGCATGCGTAATTTGCGCGAGGAGCTCGTTTTTTGTCTGGAAAATGTGAAGACAGCTCCGGATAAGATAGATGAGATTATTGCTCGCCATACTGAACAGTTTCAGTTAGATTATTTACTGGAGCGACCGTTTGATGATTGTTCAGGAGGTGAGTTGCAACGGTGCGCGTTTATTTGTGCCACGCTAATCGATGCGCCATTTTATATTTTAGATGAGCCATTCGCGAATGTGGATGATGAGACGGTAGCCTTCTATATGGCAGAGATTGAAGCAATGCAAGCAGAAGGGAAGTCGTTTTTGATTATTGATCATCGTGTCGATTTATGGCAGTGGGTTGATCGGTGGTTGCTTCTGGATAAATCAGGGCAATTGGTTGATGTGTCGGCAGATGTTCTGCCAGAAGCTGAGCGTTATGACTTGTTATCAGCTAATGGCATCTATACGGAATGGGATCATACGAAGAAACAGGTCACCGTAACAAGTGATGATGTTTTGTTGGAAGTGAATGATCTAACGTTAGAGAACGTCACAGAGGTAAAACGTCGACGTTGGTTCCGTCGTAAACAAGAGACCCATACATTATTGGAACGAGTGAACTTGACTGTACCCAAAGGACGCATGATTGGATTGATTGGTCCCAGTGGTGGTGGGAAGACGAGCTTCTTTATGGCACTGTTGCGAGCACGAGATTATTCTGGTCAGATTAAATTAGCGGGACAGGATATTCAGCAGATGAAAAAAGCGGATCTTTATGCCAAGATGGGTCTAGTCTTTCAAGATCCGTCGCTGCAGTTTGTGAAGACAAGTGTTCAGGATGAGATTCAGGCAAGCTTTGAGGCATGGGGGTTAAGTTATGATGAAGCAGATATTATTGAGCGATTATCTCAATATCAGTTAGAAGCGATGGCAGAGCGCTCACCATGGTTATTATCACAAGGACAGCAGCGCCGCTTAGCTGTGTTGTGTATGACAGTCGGAGATCAAGAACTCCTCTTAGTTGATGAACCGACTTATGGCCAAGATGCTGTGAATGCTCGTCGGGTGATGGATAGCTTGGCTAAGCTGACGGCAGATGGTATGACATGTATTTTTACTAGCCATGATCTACGCTTAGTAGATGAATATGCAGATGACGTTTTAGAACTAAAAGATAAAACCATTAAGAAGGTGAGCCGATGA
- a CDS encoding SIS domain-containing protein: MKHLEYFSKIKDQLEEQETEKNNIDKAAKACAKSIANDRVVHVFGCGHSQMFAMEVFYRAGGIVPVNALLIPHLALFPKAKLSTFQERVEGFSNQYLALEDTDPQDTMIIISISGRNAAVVDMALAAKEIGMEVIALTSVSFSSGVSSRHSSGKLLKDVADVVIDIKCELGDAALEMEGLEPKFSGTSTVLGMTVMESIMARTVEISVENGEEIPIYVSSNLDKGDEINKKHIEKYNKLISCL, from the coding sequence ATGAAACATTTAGAATATTTTTCAAAAATTAAAGACCAATTAGAGGAACAGGAAACGGAAAAAAATAATATAGATAAAGCAGCAAAGGCATGTGCAAAATCTATTGCAAATGATCGTGTAGTTCATGTGTTTGGATGTGGACATTCTCAGATGTTTGCTATGGAAGTTTTCTATAGAGCAGGCGGAATTGTCCCAGTCAATGCATTATTAATTCCACATCTAGCATTATTTCCAAAAGCAAAATTAAGTACATTCCAGGAAAGAGTTGAAGGTTTTTCTAATCAATATCTAGCACTAGAAGATACAGATCCACAAGATACAATGATTATTATTTCAATCTCTGGTCGCAATGCAGCGGTAGTAGATATGGCTTTAGCAGCTAAAGAAATAGGGATGGAAGTAATTGCTTTAACATCAGTAAGTTTTTCTAGTGGAGTTTCTTCTAGACATTCATCAGGTAAATTATTAAAAGATGTAGCTGATGTTGTAATTGATATTAAATGTGAATTGGGTGATGCTGCTTTAGAAATGGAAGGATTAGAACCAAAATTCTCAGGCACATCTACAGTATTAGGAATGACAGTTATGGAAAGTATTATGGCAAGGACTGTTGAGATAAGTGTAGAAAATGGAGAAGAAATACCAATTTATGTCAGCTCTAACCTAGATAAAGGTGATGAAATTAACAAGAAACATATCGAAAAATATAATAAGTTAATCTCATGCCTATAA
- a CDS encoding PTS sugar transporter subunit IIB: protein MLKVVTVCGMGVGTSLIMKMTVEKALERIDVKANVEHWDMGTVESQSADLIVTTRDFEKNFKDREDVVFLDNPVDEESAEEKLRIYFEERE, encoded by the coding sequence ATGTTAAAAGTAGTAACAGTATGTGGTATGGGAGTAGGAACAAGTTTGATTATGAAGATGACAGTAGAAAAAGCTCTAGAAAGAATAGATGTCAAAGCTAATGTAGAACATTGGGATATGGGCACTGTCGAGAGTCAAAGTGCTGACTTAATTGTCACTACTCGGGATTTTGAAAAGAATTTTAAAGATAGAGAAGATGTTGTATTTTTAGATAATCCTGTTGATGAAGAAAGTGCTGAAGAAAAACTAAGAATTTACTTTGAAGAAAGAGAATAA
- a CDS encoding ECF transporter S component produces the protein MNKEPLQLRDYIFMSLVTVVLGIIYLLAVYLGSTLTALLTPMGLAPLGFGMLQGIWYMAPVFTIYFVRKPFVGTLTEITAALVEVLIGNMFGVMVLVSGLIQGVAVELGFTVSGYRDYSYKTTMLGATFCAIATFIYTGWKDNYLALDWKFVLVIFVVRLASSLFFTGFLAKFLCDKMKEAGVVKVSG, from the coding sequence ATGAATAAAGAACCATTACAATTACGCGATTATATTTTTATGTCATTGGTGACGGTAGTGTTGGGCATTATCTATTTACTGGCTGTTTACTTAGGGTCAACATTGACAGCACTTCTGACACCAATGGGATTAGCTCCACTTGGATTTGGGATGTTGCAAGGAATTTGGTATATGGCACCAGTTTTTACTATTTATTTTGTACGTAAGCCTTTTGTGGGAACGTTGACTGAGATTACGGCAGCGTTGGTTGAAGTACTTATTGGGAATATGTTTGGTGTCATGGTGCTTGTTAGTGGCTTAATTCAAGGTGTGGCAGTAGAATTGGGTTTTACGGTCAGCGGATATAGAGATTACTCTTATAAAACAACAATGTTAGGAGCTACATTTTGTGCCATAGCAACATTTATTTATACGGGATGGAAAGATAATTATCTCGCCTTAGATTGGAAATTTGTGTTAGTTATTTTTGTTGTACGCTTAGCGAGTTCCTTGTTCTTTACAGGCTTTTTAGCAAAATTCCTGTGCGACAAGATGAAAGAAGCTGGCGTTGTGAAAGTGTCTGGGTAG
- a CDS encoding PTS ascorbate transporter subunit IIC produces MIEVLLEIIQTPAIVMGIVTLIGLAVQKKPVSKIFSGTVKTALGLLILSFGAGIIVEEIVPFSELFTKAFNLTGFATSSEAVVGAMQNTVPVIASTSALIMAFGFLVNIILAKFTPLKYIFLTGHMMWILSVAVAFVLYDYGYNEMTIIVFGSIIQGTIMTLLPAIAQPMVRKVLGSDNFALGHLTLIGTVASGYIGGLFGNKEQDAEELELPESLEFFKDTSMAVSIIMGIFYLIIVLVAGPNLVSEYAGETNYILFGLMKALGFTAGVLVLMQGVRMFLGELVPAFKGISDKLVVGSIPALDVPALFTFAPKALMLGFITSIVGMLVAMFISSVTLGVVPLVSIIGAFFTGGIAGIFGNATGGRRGASISGFMYGFFLIYGSSLVYKLYDFAEYGSAGVGHDTTDVMVTLGIFKSPIIGMTILVVVFILMSIYEIKEKR; encoded by the coding sequence ATGATTGAAGTACTTTTAGAGATCATACAAACTCCAGCAATTGTTATGGGGATAGTAACTTTAATTGGGTTAGCTGTACAGAAGAAACCAGTTAGTAAAATTTTTTCTGGAACTGTAAAAACAGCACTAGGGTTACTGATCCTATCATTTGGCGCAGGAATTATTGTTGAAGAAATTGTTCCATTTTCTGAGTTGTTTACTAAAGCATTTAACCTTACAGGTTTTGCTACTTCATCTGAGGCAGTTGTTGGAGCAATGCAGAATACTGTTCCAGTAATAGCATCTACTAGTGCGCTAATTATGGCTTTTGGATTTTTAGTTAATATTATATTAGCTAAATTTACACCCTTAAAGTATATTTTTTTAACTGGACATATGATGTGGATATTATCAGTGGCAGTAGCTTTTGTCTTGTATGATTATGGATATAATGAAATGACAATTATCGTATTTGGTAGTATTATACAGGGGACTATTATGACCTTATTACCAGCAATTGCGCAACCAATGGTTAGAAAGGTTTTGGGAAGTGATAATTTTGCCCTTGGCCACTTGACGCTTATTGGGACAGTTGCTTCTGGATATATCGGTGGATTATTCGGAAATAAAGAGCAGGATGCTGAAGAGTTAGAATTACCCGAATCTTTGGAATTTTTTAAAGATACTTCAATGGCAGTATCAATTATAATGGGGATATTCTATTTAATCATTGTATTAGTTGCTGGTCCAAATTTAGTTTCAGAATATGCTGGAGAAACAAACTATATATTATTTGGTCTAATGAAGGCACTAGGATTTACTGCAGGAGTACTTGTTTTAATGCAAGGTGTACGAATGTTTTTAGGAGAGTTGGTTCCAGCTTTTAAAGGAATATCTGATAAACTAGTGGTAGGATCAATTCCAGCGTTAGATGTTCCAGCTTTATTTACATTTGCACCTAAAGCATTAATGCTTGGATTTATTACATCTATTGTCGGTATGTTGGTAGCAATGTTTATTAGTTCTGTTACATTAGGAGTTGTTCCATTGGTATCAATTATTGGTGCATTTTTTACGGGAGGAATTGCGGGTATATTTGGTAACGCAACAGGTGGAAGAAGAGGGGCCAGTATTTCAGGATTTATGTATGGGTTCTTCCTAATATATGGGTCATCTTTAGTTTATAAACTATATGATTTTGCAGAGTATGGATCCGCTGGTGTAGGACATGATACAACTGATGTAATGGTTACATTAGGAATATTCAAATCACCAATTATTGGTATGACTATATTAGTTGTAGTTTTTATATTAATGTCAATATATGAGATAAAGGAAAAGCGATAG
- a CDS encoding YkoF family thiamine/hydroxymethylpyrimidine-binding protein, translating into MEYVSYGECQAGVPGSKQDIVGVNFTLSPMSDSFVDIILGAVGQVDLSNVWAETSHVGTTYRGEKKAVFDALAACTLHAYQEGTHMSLHATISQGCPGDVDRDYKAPESESKRVNASNVADIHFDVLGRFSLYPLGQADYMSVIADVVNQGIDCGVIKESAHYGTVLSGDVHEVFRYLEEISAAVHERVSHYVIELTLHMNIPGGDIDE; encoded by the coding sequence ATGGAATATGTCAGTTATGGTGAATGTCAAGCGGGGGTGCCCGGTTCTAAGCAAGATATTGTAGGAGTGAATTTTACGCTGAGTCCGATGAGTGATAGCTTTGTCGATATTATTTTAGGAGCAGTTGGACAAGTTGATTTATCCAATGTATGGGCTGAGACGTCACATGTAGGAACTACTTATCGTGGGGAGAAGAAAGCGGTCTTCGATGCACTTGCAGCCTGTACGTTACATGCCTATCAGGAAGGCACACATATGAGTTTGCATGCGACTATTTCACAAGGTTGTCCGGGGGATGTAGATAGGGATTACAAAGCTCCTGAGTCTGAGAGTAAGCGAGTGAATGCTTCTAATGTGGCAGATATTCACTTCGATGTATTGGGGCGATTTTCTCTTTATCCACTCGGGCAAGCCGACTATATGTCAGTGATTGCTGATGTCGTGAATCAAGGAATTGACTGCGGTGTGATTAAGGAATCAGCACATTATGGTACCGTATTGTCCGGTGATGTGCATGAGGTATTTCGTTATTTAGAAGAGATAAGTGCAGCGGTACATGAACGTGTGAGCCATTATGTGATTGAGTTGACGTTGCATATGAATATTCCAGGAGGAGATATAGATGAATAA
- a CDS encoding PTS sugar transporter subunit IIA, translated as MSVSLVKEKNIKIEVSCSNWKEVAQEVGNILVKDNIVEYEYIDLTIQSIVEHGPYVLLVPGIAFYHTNPNKYVNETGLSFITLEKPVYFNEDEKKKKINCAFAFAAVDSDSHLELLTKLADILRDKNLINILKNHPTKDEVIDIFKKI; from the coding sequence TTGTCAGTCTCACTAGTAAAAGAAAAAAATATAAAGATAGAAGTATCATGTTCAAATTGGAAAGAAGTTGCTCAGGAAGTAGGTAATATATTAGTTAAAGACAATATAGTGGAGTATGAATATATTGATTTAACAATTCAGTCAATAGTTGAACACGGACCATATGTACTATTGGTACCTGGAATTGCTTTTTATCATACTAATCCTAACAAATATGTAAATGAAACGGGATTAAGTTTTATTACATTGGAAAAACCTGTTTATTTTAACGAAGATGAAAAGAAAAAGAAAATCAATTGTGCATTTGCTTTTGCAGCGGTAGATAGTGATTCTCATTTGGAACTATTAACAAAACTAGCTGATATTTTAAGAGATAAAAATTTAATTAATATATTAAAGAATCATCCTACCAAAGATGAAGTAATAGATATTTTTAAAAAAATTTAG
- a CDS encoding ABC transporter permease has protein sequence MKFLYNEWNKQDTRILVAIGLVFIAVTSIVAISITLSYVYELPLDRGMSLLWEQLTIWHGSLFFPIVVGLFVAQSLTSEDERKGWQFMKANNMCVGQTLLAKLLSIFIVIAALQVVVCMVFVGAVLMIDGLSFAHISLLTFIHWFALGTVGTVGLIGVQSYIYIRFRNLATAVGIATAGSFSGFALFFVGNLGEVIRLIYPYTQMTVGFRTRELTPMTPTELLVFMTANIIWFGLGVRLSIQRIKKEAI, from the coding sequence ATGAAATTTTTATATAATGAATGGAACAAACAAGATACTAGGATATTAGTCGCCATCGGATTGGTCTTTATAGCAGTTACCTCAATAGTGGCTATCTCTATCACGTTGTCGTATGTCTACGAACTGCCTCTAGACAGAGGAATGTCATTGTTGTGGGAACAGTTGACGATATGGCATGGCTCTTTATTTTTTCCGATAGTCGTGGGTTTATTTGTTGCCCAAAGTCTAACTAGTGAAGATGAACGCAAAGGTTGGCAATTTATGAAAGCAAATAATATGTGTGTAGGCCAAACATTACTAGCTAAATTATTATCTATCTTTATTGTCATTGCGGCACTTCAGGTAGTGGTCTGTATGGTGTTTGTAGGTGCAGTACTTATGATTGATGGGTTATCATTTGCCCACATATCGCTCCTAACATTTATCCACTGGTTCGCGTTAGGAACTGTGGGAACAGTTGGATTAATAGGGGTACAATCATATATATACATTCGCTTCAGAAACCTCGCAACGGCAGTGGGGATTGCGACAGCTGGATCTTTTTCGGGATTTGCATTATTTTTTGTTGGAAACTTGGGAGAAGTTATTCGATTGATTTATCCTTATACACAAATGACGGTTGGATTTAGAACACGCGAATTAACTCCAATGACGCCGACAGAATTATTGGTCTTTATGACTGCCAATATAATCTGGTTCGGCTTGGGAGTCAGGCTATCAATCCAACGAATAAAAAAAGAAGCCATATAA
- a CDS encoding glycosyltransferase family 4 protein → MRILHVLAQLPKKTGSGVYFTNTVQYMEKQHENVVVYGVQDDIPIDFAEQTKQYPVEFKQGTLTFPIVGMSDEMPYESTKYSDLTPEMISNWRAAFLKQLKTAKEVFEPDVIISHHCWMLSSLVLDVFDDKPVMLINHGTDIRQTNLNPELFANWVHDLNRADKVLALSQKDVAPISDIFNVDKEKIIVMGGGYNSNIFYRLDSPRENEGRINILFAGKLSHAKGVYELCKSFKTLEEKHDNLQLNLIGNVDIDEKIVLWENTGHSMNFQISNTSSQLTLADEMRASDIYVLPSYYEGLGLIAIEALGCGMRVVVTEIEGLIQTLGEEINQSSAIEYVDMPKLKSIDEPYETEIDPFVERLAQGIENQIERINNNEEISEDIHQLILTHSWDHIMQAIENELIQLGE, encoded by the coding sequence ATGAGAATACTTCATGTGTTAGCTCAACTTCCTAAGAAAACGGGGAGCGGCGTTTATTTTACTAATACGGTTCAATATATGGAAAAACAGCATGAAAATGTGGTGGTTTACGGTGTGCAAGACGATATCCCTATCGATTTTGCGGAACAAACAAAACAATATCCTGTTGAATTTAAACAAGGCACGTTGACATTTCCCATAGTCGGCATGAGTGATGAGATGCCGTATGAATCCACTAAATACAGTGATTTAACCCCGGAAATGATCAGCAATTGGCGAGCGGCTTTTTTAAAGCAATTGAAAACAGCAAAGGAAGTATTCGAACCGGATGTGATTATTTCACATCATTGTTGGATGTTAAGTAGCTTAGTGCTTGACGTGTTCGATGATAAGCCAGTGATGCTTATCAATCATGGGACAGACATTAGACAAACGAATCTAAATCCGGAATTATTTGCAAACTGGGTTCATGATTTAAACCGGGCGGACAAAGTTTTGGCATTAAGTCAAAAAGATGTAGCGCCCATTTCAGATATTTTCAACGTGGATAAAGAAAAAATTATCGTTATGGGAGGCGGGTATAATAGCAATATTTTTTACAGACTGGACTCGCCTCGAGAAAATGAAGGGCGGATAAATATTTTATTTGCCGGGAAATTATCCCATGCCAAAGGTGTCTATGAGTTGTGCAAATCATTTAAAACGCTAGAAGAAAAACATGATAATCTTCAGCTTAATCTAATCGGAAATGTTGATATAGATGAAAAAATAGTGTTGTGGGAGAATACAGGTCATTCTATGAATTTTCAGATCAGCAATACATCGAGTCAACTCACCTTGGCTGATGAAATGAGAGCGTCGGATATCTATGTGCTGCCTAGTTATTACGAAGGACTTGGCCTCATTGCGATCGAAGCATTAGGCTGTGGCATGCGGGTGGTAGTGACTGAAATCGAAGGACTGATCCAAACACTTGGTGAAGAGATTAACCAAAGCAGTGCCATCGAATATGTTGATATGCCGAAGCTGAAGTCAATTGATGAACCATACGAAACGGAGATCGATCCCTTTGTCGAAAGATTAGCTCAGGGAATAGAAAATCAAATCGAACGAATAAACAATAACGAGGAAATTTCCGAAGACATTCACCAACTTATTCTAACCCATTCTTGGGATCACATTATGCAAGCTATCGAGAATGAATTAATACAATTAGGTGAATGA
- the guaA gene encoding glutamine-hydrolyzing GMP synthase encodes MIRIIEKYKRGVRVSKQELKQVETIVVLDYGSQYNQLITRRIRELGVYSELLSHRVTAAELKERNIVGIILSGGPMSVSDEGAFDIDSDILELDVPILGICYGMQLMVRNLGGKVEPSKLREYGKSEIEIRQQSGIFQGLANNETVWMSHGDKVTELPSGFDATATNPHCPIAAMAHQAKQLYGVQFHPEVQHTDHGTDMLRQFALDICGASANWDMGKFIDIQVEKIRELVGDKQVLLGLSGGVDSSVTGVLLHKAIGDQLTCIFVDHGLLRKNEGDEVMSSLEGKFGLNIIRVNAQEQFLDKLKGVSDPEEKRKIIGHEFIEVFKAEADKLDGIEFLAQGTLYTDIIESGTETAETIKSHHNVGGLPEDLQFDLIEPMNTLFKDEVRALGEELGMPSELVWRQPFPGPGLGIRVLGEVTREKLEVVRNSDAILREEIRKAGLDRDVWQYFTVLPGFKSVGVMGDGRTYDYTIGIRGVTSVDGMTADWARIPYEVLEVISRRIVNECENINRVVYDITSKPPATIEWE; translated from the coding sequence ATGATTCGTATAATTGAAAAATATAAAAGGGGTGTTCGTGTGAGCAAGCAAGAATTGAAGCAAGTTGAAACGATTGTCGTATTAGATTACGGGAGTCAGTATAATCAATTAATTACCCGTCGAATTCGGGAGCTAGGTGTTTATTCTGAATTGTTGAGTCATCGGGTGACGGCTGCTGAGTTGAAAGAGCGCAATATTGTCGGGATTATTCTCTCTGGTGGACCGATGAGCGTATCTGACGAGGGCGCTTTTGATATCGATTCAGACATCTTAGAATTAGATGTCCCGATTTTAGGAATTTGTTATGGTATGCAGCTGATGGTTCGTAATTTAGGTGGAAAAGTAGAACCTTCTAAGTTGCGCGAATACGGAAAATCTGAAATTGAAATCCGTCAGCAGTCCGGTATTTTCCAAGGATTGGCCAATAATGAGACGGTTTGGATGAGTCATGGAGATAAGGTGACAGAATTGCCAAGTGGGTTCGATGCAACGGCAACTAATCCACACTGTCCGATTGCGGCAATGGCTCACCAAGCGAAGCAACTTTACGGGGTTCAGTTCCACCCAGAAGTGCAACATACTGATCATGGTACGGATATGCTTCGTCAGTTTGCATTAGATATCTGTGGCGCATCTGCGAACTGGGATATGGGCAAATTTATCGATATTCAAGTAGAAAAAATCCGTGAACTTGTAGGAGACAAGCAAGTCTTACTAGGTTTGTCGGGTGGAGTAGATTCTTCTGTGACCGGTGTATTGTTGCACAAAGCCATTGGAGATCAGCTGACCTGTATTTTTGTCGATCACGGCTTGTTGCGTAAAAATGAGGGCGATGAAGTCATGAGTAGCTTAGAAGGGAAATTTGGCTTAAATATTATTCGAGTCAATGCACAAGAGCAGTTCTTAGACAAGCTTAAAGGTGTCAGTGATCCAGAAGAGAAGCGTAAAATTATTGGGCATGAATTTATCGAAGTCTTCAAAGCAGAAGCAGATAAATTAGATGGCATTGAGTTCTTAGCGCAAGGGACGCTGTACACCGATATTATTGAGAGCGGGACAGAGACGGCTGAGACAATTAAATCACATCATAACGTTGGTGGATTGCCTGAAGATCTGCAGTTCGACTTAATTGAGCCGATGAACACCCTCTTCAAGGATGAAGTTCGTGCGTTAGGAGAAGAGTTAGGTATGCCGAGTGAGTTAGTATGGCGCCAACCATTCCCAGGACCAGGCCTAGGGATTCGTGTACTTGGTGAGGTAACGCGAGAGAAGCTGGAAGTTGTCCGTAATAGTGATGCAATCTTGCGTGAAGAGATCCGAAAAGCTGGCCTTGACCGTGATGTGTGGCAATATTTTACTGTACTACCTGGCTTCAAGTCAGTCGGTGTTATGGGTGATGGCCGAACATATGACTACACAATTGGTATCCGCGGCGTCACATCAGTGGATGGCATGACAGCTGACTGGGCGCGCATTCCGTATGAAGTGCTCGAAGTTATCTCACGCCGAATTGTCAATGAATGTGAGAACATTAACCGCGTCGTCTATGATATCACGTCCAAGCCACCTGCCACTATTGAATGGGAATAA